The genomic DNA TTTAGTTACGGGGATGCGATTGCATCGGAATTCGGCAAAACAACAACCTTAACTGGAAGAACAGAAATCTGGCAGGGGATTGCAGGTGCCATTGGCAGTCACTACTGGTTTGGTTATGGCTATGGTTCCTTCTGGGCAAACCGACCCAGCATCTATGCCAATGGAATCCGATTTGATCTGACAAGCAGCCACAGCGGATTTCGGGATCTGTGGATCGATATCGGCCTCACAGGGCTGTTAGCAACCATTACACTCGTCATAACCACTTTATTTAAATTCAGAATTGGTAAAACCGATATGTATACATGGCTGACAGCAGCTGTCTTTTTCCTATTCATTGTATTGAACAATATTACGGACAGCCGCTTTCTGAATTCTCTAGCCATCTACTGGATCATATTCGTTGTTATTGTGATTAAGGTACAGGAACGGCATAGACTGACAGTAGCAGAAAGGGCGAATACGACAGGCATACAACACGCCCCCATCACATTAGGAAATACCAACCGAACAGCACGCAAAAAAGAACCCCGTTTTCCTACGCCTTAAATGGCGTTTGGAACGGGGTTCTTGGGATGTGACAACCTACATTTGTGGAATAATCGCCAATACGAGATTCAAAAATTTCTCACGTACCTTCTCTGCTGTCTCCATTACTTCATCGTGGGACAGAGGCTGATCCAAAATGCCTGCCGCCATGTTCGTGATACAAGAGAAGCCCAGCACCTCAATGCCTGCATGTCGGGCTACGATTACTTCGGACACCGTGGACATACCCACCGCGTCTGCACCCAGTGTGCGCAGCATAACGATTTCAGCAGGCGTTTCATAGTTTGGACCCAGCAATCCGGCATATACGCCTTCCTGCAAGCTGAAGCCCTGCTGAGTAGCGGTTTGCTTGGCAATCTCGCGCAAACGACGGCTGTATGCCTCCGACATGTCAGGGAAGCGAACGCCCAGAGCAGCATCGTTCGGTCCGATCAGCGGATTTTGTCCGGTCAAATTGAGATGATCCGAGATAACCATCAGATCACCTGCCTCGTAAGACGTATTGACACCGCCTGCCGCATTTGTCACCAGCAGACTTTGAACACCCAATTGCTTCATGACTCGAACCGGGAAAGCTGTAAGCTGCGGGCCATAGCCCTCATACATATGGAAGCGGCCCTTCATCATAACTACAGCGCGACCTTCAATGGTACCTAGCAGCAATTCTCCTTCATGACCTTCTACCGTCGATACGGGGAAATGGGGAATATCCTGATAAGGAATACTAATTCCATCTTGAATCAAATCGGCCAGAATGCCGAGACCCGAGCCTAAAATAAGACCGATTTCCGGACGGATTCCGCTCTTGGCACGGATATAATCTGCTGCTTCCTGAATCGTAGCTTGGTTGGCTGTTGACATCAATATCTCTCCTGACTTGTACAATCGTTAGTTATAGTTGCTGTTGGTTGTTACTATAATGATGATTATGGTAAATCGTCGTCACATGCGATCCTTGCTTTCGCTGGACGGACGATTGCCGCCGTGCGGGTGGTGCTTTTCGTACACTTCCTTCATACTTCGCTTGGCTGTCCGTGCATAAACCTGCGTCGTAGACAGATCGGCATGGCCCAGCATCTCCTGTACGGAGCGCAAATCCGCTCCGCCCTCCAGCATATGTACCGCGAAAGAATGCCGTAGGGTATGCGGTGTAATATCCCCGCTTATGCCTGCTTCCTGACCATACTTCTTGATCATTTTCCAGAAGCCCTGTCTGCTGAGACGCTGGCCAGATACATTGAGGAACAAGGCTTCCTGTTCTGCCTGAGTTTCCTCACCCTGCCCGGATCGCAGCAGCAACCCACGCTGCTCGTCCATGTACGCTTGTGCCCACTGCGCTGCCTCACGGCTGATTGGCACGACACGCTCCTTGCCCGCCTCACCGCCACAGTGAACGAAACGCAGATCGGTGCGTACATCACGCACGTTCAGGGCGATCAGCTCGGATACACGGATGCCTGTCGCATACAGCAGCTCCAGCATCGCCTTGTCCCGTCCCCCTTGCAGGGTGGAAACATTCGGCGCTGCCAGCAGACGCTCTATCTCATCCTGCGTGAGCACCGAAGGCTTTTTTTTGTTGGCCTTCGGCAGCTCCAGCAAGACAGACGGGTCATGACCCGTCATCCCCTCCCGAATGAGGAAATGGAAAAAGGAGCGGATAGAGGCTACGCTGCGCGAAATCGTCGCCGCAGCTCTTCCCTGTTCCTTCAAGCGTCCCAAATACAGCACCAGATGGGAGCGTTGAACATGGTTCGGCAGCTCGATGCCGCAGCTTTCAGCGAACTTGACAAACTGCTGTACGTCCCGATGATACGCTTCCAATGTGCTGGGCGACAATCCCTTTTCCTCTTCCATATATCGAACAAAAGGTTGAATATACATTTTCATGAGTTCCAGAAGTCTCCTTGTCCTGCATACAACGGTTCAGTCGGATCAGTCTCAGCGTCTGCATGGATTATTCACCATACCAGTAAAAGAACCGTAGACGCTCCGACACTGCCGCCTTATGCTCGGGTACGTCGGATAATTCCTGCCCGCCGAATACTTTGACTGCATGTCCTTCCGGGATCCGGTAATGATCCACAGGTGTAATCCAATCCCTGAACATCCCAAGGCTATAGTAGAACATACATGCGAAAGCCCCGAACAGTATGACCAGACGCAACCATTTCAGTCCTCTCCGCAACGATAGTACCATGTGAATCAGCCGCCTTTCTTCTAGATTATAGGCCCTATTAAGGCTCTCTATGGAAGGGTATGACAAGCTGTTCATTTTTATAACTGCTTAATGTCGTATAACAGATCCCGAACCAAAAAAGTCCCCCAACTAAAAAAGCTCCCCCGAACGCGTCTTCGCCGGTGAGAGCTTGGGTTGTCAGCTTATTAATCCTGAGATTTGTTTTTCTTGGTTTTACCCAAAAATTTCTGGGCAGTGGTATCGTTCTTCGCCTTGCAACGATAACAAATACCGTGAAAGTCCAAACGGTGGTCCACTACAGTAAAGTTATATTCCCGTTCCAGACGCTCTTCGAGCGGTCCAAGCCAATCCTCCAATATTTCATCCACACTGCCGCACTGCACACATATCAAATGGTGGTGGTGATGCTTGGTCGTATCGCCGCGTAGGTCATAACGCGCAACACCATCACCAAAATTGATTTTCTCCACGACGTGCAGTTCACTTAGCAGTTCTAGGGTACGGTATACGGTTGCCAGACCAATTTCGGGAGCTTTCTCTTTAACGAGCATAAATACATCTTCCGCACTCAGATGATCATCTTCGTTCTCAAGTAAAACTCTGACGGTGGCTTCCCGCTGAGGCGTTAGTTTGTAGCCCTGGGATTGCAGCTGCTGCTTAATTTTTTCGATCCGTGCTTCCATGTGTCTCCCTCCCCCTACAAAAGCTACTGCCCACTGCACTTTTTTTCACTCCTATTATTATAGGGGGTCTATACAAATAAAGTCAAACATTTTGAAGCGGAGTCAAGGAGACACGGAAGCAGTCAGCATGGGAGTAACCCACTGCATCATAACCGGGGTGATCCAAGTTTCAAAGGACGCGCTTCCAACGAGGAGCAGCATCATTGCAGCGGTCAGCCCTGCGTAGGACAGCAACGGACGCAGCATGCCGTCAGATGGCCGTGTAGCGAGTATTTTAGTTTTGATCATATGAATGGAAAAGGTCATCGCAGCCACACTGCACACGAGCAGTACCGGAATGATGATTAAATTGTGGGGAGCCACGGAAACGAGGGAAAATAACAGCCCCTTCCACGAATATTGTCCTACCATATACCCTACCGAAAAACCGATCAACACACCCTTGAGGAAATTCAGTACGAGAATGCCGGGAAGACCGATAACCGAAAGACCACATACCCAGATTAAACCGACCCATTTTAGATGTAGAGACACATTATCCCAAAAGGTTGAGGTCGCTTGCGAACCAGCAAAGCCCTGCTCATTTTGATTAACTGTCACAAAAAAATCCTTCAGATAACGCGACAAATCCTGAAGCTGCTCCAGCGAGAGCGCGTTCACCATCAGTGCGCCAAAGACGACTCCCACCAGAAACAGCACAGCCAAAAATACATAATACGGCGTCTGGTCCTTTAACGTATGACGAAACCATTGCATCGGCGTCCTGCCCCTTTCAACTGCTTGTTTGTCCAAAAAACAACCGTAATCCGACGGCTGATGGCTAGGGTTCGGGGCAGCTTGCGCTGCAAAAGAAGATTTACGAGCGATGTGCCAAGCCAACGGCATAGATATTTAATGGTTATGAACAAGCAGACCCCGATATGACTTTAATAGGACAAGACTTTACTAGGACTTGGCTATTTTGCCGTAGGTTCCGCCACCACCGGATACGAGGGAAAGTCGTCCTTCCCGGGAAAGGACAATTTGCTCTGCCAACACTTCTCCGACAACCGCCGCCAATTGTTCCTGTGTGACCTCATGTAAAATATTCATTTCTGTTCCGAATGCATTCAACAGATGGTTCAGCTTGGCTTTGCCCAGACCGGGGATAAACTCCAGTGGAATCTGGTAAATGTACGGTGGACGATGTGATGGAATCACGGGTTGCTCACGGTCAGCAATACTCCATATCCGATCCAGCACGCCTCGCACCAGCTTGGTATGGCCACAAGCAAGACAGCGTTCATCCGCCATCTGCTGCTCGTTCATAATCGTACCACAGCTTTGACAGTAGGAACGATGGTACTTGCCCAGCTTCGGATTTAATCCGTAGTTGGCAGACACCCGTCGTCCTTCCCGTCGCTCCAATGCCATTCTGAATTCATCAAAGCTCGGCTTTGCCATGGATAATTTGTTGTATTCCCGCCCAATTTTGCCGAGCGAATGGGCATCCGAATTGGTCAGGAAGCTGAAACGATCCAGCTCCGAGATCAATCCGGCCATAGACGAATCTGCACTTAACCCCAGTTCCACCCCGCTAATGAGCTGCATATCCAGCAGTTCCTCCATACGGGCCGCAGAGCTGCCGTATATGCCCTTATGAGGGGTGAATATATGCGCTGGCACCATTAGGCCTCCACGGCCATAAATTTGCTGCTGCAGCTCGCGTGGCGAAGCATAGATACGCTGCGAGCTGAGATTGACATTTTTCATGTGCCGAGCCATCCATTGCGTAAAATCCTCCATCACCGCCAAATTGGGAAAATAGGCCAGGATGTGCGCCTCGGGACGACCTTCCGCCCGAATCTCCAGCTCCGTTCCCAGCAGCACAACCGTATCCCGGTACGCGATACCACCACCGCTGATTTCCGTCATTTCACCTGTTTGTAAATAAGCGTGGATATCCTCCTGTACGTTCGGCGCGTGGCAGTCAATAATCCCGATCAGTCCGATCCCCTTGCGACCAGATGCTTCCTTGGCAATGTTGGCAAAAGTCAGGTCCCGACTGCCGCTGATTTTGACCGGATCTCCCTTTTCCGTTCTGCCGATATGAATATGGAGATCAGCATAGTAATCTGTAAGTTCCACCGTATTTCCATTCATACCGCTTAGAAGCTCCCTGTGTGTTGGTGAAGCTGCCACGCATAGACGGCCAGAATCGTTTTGGCGTCACTAATCCGACCTTCCCGAATGAGCGACTGTGCTTCCTCCAGCGTCACCTCGAACAACTCCAGAAATTCATCCTCATCCGGTTCCATTTCTCCCAGCTCCAGCTCTTCAGCCACATATAGATGAATGATTTCATCCGCAAATCCGGGGGAAGTATAAAAGGAATGTAGCAACTTCAGCGACTTGGCAGTATAGCCTGTCTCTTCTCTCAGCTCGCGTCCCG from Paenibacillus sp. FSL R10-2782 includes the following:
- a CDS encoding Fur family transcriptional regulator, producing the protein MEARIEKIKQQLQSQGYKLTPQREATVRVLLENEDDHLSAEDVFMLVKEKAPEIGLATVYRTLELLSELHVVEKINFGDGVARYDLRGDTTKHHHHHLICVQCGSVDEILEDWLGPLEERLEREYNFTVVDHRLDFHGICYRCKAKNDTTAQKFLGKTKKNKSQD
- the spoIIM gene encoding stage II sporulation protein M; the encoded protein is MQWFRHTLKDQTPYYVFLAVLFLVGVVFGALMVNALSLEQLQDLSRYLKDFFVTVNQNEQGFAGSQATSTFWDNVSLHLKWVGLIWVCGLSVIGLPGILVLNFLKGVLIGFSVGYMVGQYSWKGLLFSLVSVAPHNLIIIPVLLVCSVAAMTFSIHMIKTKILATRPSDGMLRPLLSYAGLTAAMMLLLVGSASFETWITPVMMQWVTPMLTASVSP
- the xerD gene encoding site-specific tyrosine recombinase XerD gives rise to the protein MKMYIQPFVRYMEEEKGLSPSTLEAYHRDVQQFVKFAESCGIELPNHVQRSHLVLYLGRLKEQGRAAATISRSVASIRSFFHFLIREGMTGHDPSVLLELPKANKKKPSVLTQDEIERLLAAPNVSTLQGGRDKAMLELLYATGIRVSELIALNVRDVRTDLRFVHCGGEAGKERVVPISREAAQWAQAYMDEQRGLLLRSGQGEETQAEQEALFLNVSGQRLSRQGFWKMIKKYGQEAGISGDITPHTLRHSFAVHMLEGGADLRSVQEMLGHADLSTTQVYARTAKRSMKEVYEKHHPHGGNRPSSESKDRM
- a CDS encoding purine-nucleoside phosphorylase — protein: MSTANQATIQEAADYIRAKSGIRPEIGLILGSGLGILADLIQDGISIPYQDIPHFPVSTVEGHEGELLLGTIEGRAVVMMKGRFHMYEGYGPQLTAFPVRVMKQLGVQSLLVTNAAGGVNTSYEAGDLMVISDHLNLTGQNPLIGPNDAALGVRFPDMSEAYSRRLREIAKQTATQQGFSLQEGVYAGLLGPNYETPAEIVMLRTLGADAVGMSTVSEVIVARHAGIEVLGFSCITNMAAGILDQPLSHDEVMETAEKVREKFLNLVLAIIPQM
- a CDS encoding endonuclease Q family protein, translating into MNGNTVELTDYYADLHIHIGRTEKGDPVKISGSRDLTFANIAKEASGRKGIGLIGIIDCHAPNVQEDIHAYLQTGEMTEISGGGIAYRDTVVLLGTELEIRAEGRPEAHILAYFPNLAVMEDFTQWMARHMKNVNLSSQRIYASPRELQQQIYGRGGLMVPAHIFTPHKGIYGSSAARMEELLDMQLISGVELGLSADSSMAGLISELDRFSFLTNSDAHSLGKIGREYNKLSMAKPSFDEFRMALERREGRRVSANYGLNPKLGKYHRSYCQSCGTIMNEQQMADERCLACGHTKLVRGVLDRIWSIADREQPVIPSHRPPYIYQIPLEFIPGLGKAKLNHLLNAFGTEMNILHEVTQEQLAAVVGEVLAEQIVLSREGRLSLVSGGGGTYGKIAKS
- a CDS encoding YqzK family protein — encoded protein: MVLSLRRGLKWLRLVILFGAFACMFYYSLGMFRDWITPVDHYRIPEGHAVKVFGGQELSDVPEHKAAVSERLRFFYWYGE